One genomic region from Pyxicephalus adspersus chromosome 1, UCB_Pads_2.0, whole genome shotgun sequence encodes:
- the LOC140321749 gene encoding LOW QUALITY PROTEIN: histone H2B 1.1-like (The sequence of the model RefSeq protein was modified relative to this genomic sequence to represent the inferred CDS: deleted 1 base in 1 codon; substituted 1 base at 1 genomic stop codon) produces the protein MSVEEKAVTKAQKKDGKNRKKSTKENDAIXVTKVLKQVHPDTGISSKARSIMTLFVNYNYELIDGEGSHLAHYNKSSTITSREIQTVVCLY, from the exons ATGAG TGTAGAAGAAAAAGCCGTGACCAAGGCCCAGAAAAAGGACGGTAAGAATAGAAAGAAGAGCACGAAGGAGAATGATGCCATCTAGGTA ACAAAGGTGCTGAAGCAGGTCCACCCTGACACTGGCATCTCCTCCAAGGCCAGGAGCATCATGACTTTGTTCGTCAATTACAACTATGAGCTTATCGATGGGGAAGGTTCCCACCTAGCTCATTACAACAAGAGCTCCACCATCACCTCCCGAGAGATCCAGACCGTCGTCTGTCTATATTAA